In Telopea speciosissima isolate NSW1024214 ecotype Mountain lineage chromosome 10, Tspe_v1, whole genome shotgun sequence, the DNA window TATCTCAATTCTCAAGTAGATCAGGAAATTAATTAAAGTTGTTTAAGAGGAGTACTACTACTGATAtattaagaaccaaagaaataAATCTATGACCTaattaaatggaaaaaaacTTTGCTTCTACAAGGTTGGCAGCcaagaaaatagaataattcactgCCCTTTTGGGTTCATATATAGATAGATACCTTCTTAGGTTTTAGTAATTTGTAAAATACCATTTAAGAGCCCATTTCCTCGGCTTCAATGCTACAGTAACAGCGAAATTTGGTCCAATACGGCTGTGAAGAAATAACCCTAGCACCAACCCGATCAAGACTGTGAACAACTGCAGAAGCCTTCACACCTCCATGGTTGAGGAAAGTTTCCACCATTCGATTTCCAATCTCCTTACCCTCCTCTTCATCATCAGTGACTGCAACAACCCTATTTCCAATCAACTGACAACCCAATACTCCTTTCTCCCATGCCGCCTCCTTCACCGCTGCAAGACCAGGAATTTTTGACGTCCTCTCCTGCTCCTCATCCGGATCCATCAGCTCTATTTGCAGTTCCCCTTCTCCTTGCTTAGCCCAAAATACTCTACACGCGAATATTCCCACAGCTTTCTTCCCCAATTTAAGACCAGGAATCAATGGATTACAATTCGTCCAATCCCTATTAATCCTTTCAGGTCCATGCATCTGAGATGCCATACTTTTACAAATCGAAAAATCATCATCCGTTATCCTAACAGTTCTGATCAATTTCTGAGTTGTTTCGATTTCTGGGGTTACTAGAACGAAAAACAAATCCTTCTCAGCCGGAAATTCAAGAGGAATTATTTCAAGACGCACGTAATTGTTGATCATAACAAATCCTCCCATGAATGCTGCCGTTAAATTTTCGATGTGACAATCTTTATAGTATGTCAATACAGGGAGGGTTTCTCGGATTAAATCTACGACCGACAATTTCCTGCCAAAAATCTCATTAACAGCAACAGCAGCTGCAGCAGCATTAGCAGCACTCGATCCAATTTTCCCTAACGGTGATAATCCCTTCTCGATAGTGAGGGAAAGACCGACGGATTTGATTCCCAATCTTTCCATGACGGATCTTGCTGCTATTCCAGCCGAATTCTGGTAAGGGTTGAGCGTATCGTAATTCCATAGAGGGTCGACCTCGCTCTCAACGGAATCGATTGATACGTCTCCAGGACCAACGTTCCTTTTGATTTCCACGGTAACATAATTGCCAAGGCCATCGATCGCGCAATTGATTACATCATCATAGTTCGTGTTCCCCACGTCAGCTATCGTCGCC includes these proteins:
- the LOC122643683 gene encoding homoserine kinase-like; amino-acid sequence: MALSLKKFIGTATKAHQYLLPKTPRNVSVKYNSSSVLPSLCFFRSNSSSPLSKFRCNSCRPSSKFFRIEPEPIFSSVKSFAPATIADVGNTNYDDVINCAIDGLGNYVTVEIKRNVGPGDVSIDSVESEVDPLWNYDTLNPYQNSAGIAARSVMERLGIKSVGLSLTIEKGLSPLGKIGSSAANAAAAAVAVNEIFGRKLSVVDLIRETLPVLTYYKDCHIENLTAAFMGGFVMINNYVRLEIIPLEFPAEKDLFFVLVTPEIETTQKLIRTVRITDDDFSICKSMASQMHGPERINRDWTNCNPLIPGLKLGKKAVGIFACRVFWAKQGEGELQIELMDPDEEQERTSKIPGLAAVKEAAWEKGVLGCQLIGNRVVAVTDDEEEGKEIGNRMVETFLNHGGVKASAVVHSLDRVGARVISSQPYWTKFRCYCSIEAEEMGS